The genomic DNA GAGCACTAATCCTTCTCCCCCGATTCTCTcatttttctgctttttatttaCATCTCATCACGTTGTCAACGCAACATATACGCATCGATTTATTGCGGTTTTACAACTACTCCAACGCGACTGCCGGTTTTAACGATGCATAAAGGTGCCGGCGCGTAAAGAGGATATTCGGGACGACTGTAGGATGGACGCGAAATAGGATGCACGACAGGTGAGGTGTCCAACAAATCGAGACTGGCGCTTCTCgagtgaaaagaaaaaggaaacatcGGTCGTTTAACACCGTCGAGATCGTAGCCAACGAGACCGAAACAAGACGAATTATTAATTCGTGCCAATCTACCAGGATTACCCGCGCAGGGAAAAGGGCTACCAGGACCTCGTTCGACGACTTACAGCCACACACATCGTCCTTTTAAAAGTGCATTAGCGTTGTTATAGATCGAGCttctagaaaattaaatagaaatttgaaaatttttatctaCGGCACAATATAATTCACACTTTTGTTTTGGTAAATGTAAATCAAAAAGGTAGATATTTAGTTCAAAAATCTTGTCATTAACAAAAGGAATATTGTAGAAATTCGAATGGAAGGGATTGACGGTGAGCAAGAAATCCGATGTATTACAATGGTTGTAATGTAATTATATCGGCGAATCGATTGAATGTTTAGAATATCGGGATTTTGGTTAATGAGAGTAACTACATATTTAACCTTATCGTAGAGAGACGAATGCAAATTACGTGTACAAATGTACGCGAATGATGCATACAACTCTGCAGGGACGATCAGAACACCGTAAACCAAAACTATCGTGGCCAAATACAGCTGAATTTCTCTTCATAATGTATCATCAACAAATAACATGATACACGATTTCGATTCGAAATATAAACATAGTACCGAATTGCTTAATTGCTTACATAACAGTTACTTTCTGggatcaataattttatattaatttacttgattgaagttataaaaaatatagcAAGTTCCTTACGGATTTTTACACGAAATGTCAgtcaaaattaaatatcttgctatttAAATATGTATCTTGCACACGAACGTCCATTCAGGCGTTTCTGTTTGAACAATATGATAAAAATGCGATAAAATGCATTTCATTAGTTTCTGTCTGACGTATAAAAGTCTGCCGTGTCAGCCATAGGtccaatataatatattaattcacgAAAGAGTACACGGAGAGCTTTGAGTAATGGAGAAAACTAGTAGCTGTCAGGCGATCAGGAGGCTACGGAACTGCAATGGAACTTTTCTGTTCGCCTAATTGTCCTAACGGTTGACCTCAACGCTGATTATCCCTTTATCTCTTCCTTTGCTTTCGCTCTTTCACGatattttcctttcttccttcgtgAAACGATATGCGTTTAACGCTGCTCCAGGAAGTTATCGATCCCGCGACTGGCGCTCCAATTCATCCTTCTTATCGTAATCCAATTAAATTTCATCGTAACACGTTAATTACTGAACGATACGCGACCCGGATGTTCGATTGTCACGGTACGTTTGTCGAACGTTCTCAAATGACCGAGAGAAAATCTGTCGCGATTTCGAGAGTTCGCGTTTAACAGCGGACAATTCGAGTGGCTAGGAAAGCGGATTCGCTGTTGGATCAGCATTACCGGATATCTTGTTAAGACGCTGAAATCGAGCCGTATCTCGTATTTCTAAAGTACACAAAGGGATAATTAATGGTAAAAGCAACGCTGATACGCAGACTGTGAGAGCATCTTCTGTTCGGTACGCTCGAGACAGGTGCCAGAGATCGAGTAGTTCCGTGGTCAAGGTTTGTCCGTCGAATGAATAATGCCAGTATACTTGTATCGTACACCATCGTTCAGCATGTAGGATGGTAAAGTCGAAGCTATCTGGTTGGATATTTTACAACGGTGCAGCTGTGTGCGAGCATGTATCGCGTCGGTGGAAGCAGCTGAAAGTAAAACTTCTATGATGCTGCTCTCCTGGAATATGCACGCGTACACTTCGAAACACGAAAGTGACCCTGCTAGACATGCACTGCTACAACTTTACAAGCACAAACATCTTTGCACTCCACCACCGGAAAGGATCAAAATGAAACTCACGTTCATCGTTCGTTGGGTTGTTCCATAAGTGCTGCCTACTTGCTTTAAAACGGAGAAACCTTTCATGCAAACGAATATGCTCTTCCTTATGAGTTTAGAAAAATTTCGAGCAAGTTCAACTCGGAAGAAATTGATAAGTACTTATGGTCAACACACGGCTGTCAATAGATCTTGCACCAGCGAACGCATTTCATAGCTGTTACAACCGATATTCTGTCATCGTGTATCCAGCAATTGACTTAATGATCCGTGTGAATCTACTCTCGATGCAGGACCTAAGTGCATACAAGAGGTAACATATTGGATGCTCACACGGTTAACAAGCATCTGAGCAAACAACCTGCAACGGCCTTGACAAAATAGCTTCTAGTATAATGGATCATGGCGGTGTAGGGCGTCAAATACGAAACTTAGCGATCTGTTGTTTCATGCAGCGAAGTCACAcggaaaaatgatttaatagCGCACACAGAATGGGTCCGGGGGATTGCAAATATTAGTTGGCAAACAAATTTAACGTTAGATATTCGGTGGGTCAATTATACGGTATGGGTAACATTATTAAAGCTCGGATAAACAAGCTTCGCGTAGGAAAATGTTTTCCCCCGAGCATAAAGTTACTTCTTGTCAACGTAATTAACAACTTGTACTATTTTCGTTATTTAAACGAGTATAAGTTAAACTGTTCGATAACGCGTTACGTGGATGCTTTCAAAGTCCTGGGTATCGTGAGTTTGCGAACCCAATCTATCGAAGGTGCATAGAATTTGGCCTCGTATCGGCGTGTATGCAACGTACAGAGTACACACAACAGGATGCGGCATTAGATAGAGTTGGGTTGCTGCTGAATTATAGAGATCGCCGTCTATTATGAGATTGAGGCCAAACACCTTACGCACGGTGGTCTATCGTTGATAACAACGATTATCGTTTGTATCTGGAAAGATATAGGTAGATGAATCGTTTCGGTGAATTATTATGTTCAACGAGTTTCCGTGAAACGGACaattataatctaatatacttgtACAAATGAATCATGATACGTGTTTTCGCACACACGAACGTTGATGTGATAAAGGTGTTTACGCTtgatactaattgtaagaacCTTTGTCCGTTTATTTGTGCCAAAAGTGACGTAATGGTCTTAACAAAGAAATGAGATGAAAGTAGAGAAATACTTGGTAGACGGTATGTATGtttaaaattccaatttctatttattctttACACGTCTAGACAATAAAAACACTCGATTAAAGTacataatactattaattaatttatcatgaACGTTAATCAATTGATACGATCATGTAACACACTCAAGGTGGAAAAGTATTCACTTCCAACCACGTGTTCTTAGAATAAATCTTTCCAGAACGAGTAAGTGGATTGTTACAAACATCATGATAAGTGAACTGATAAGACAGTTTGTAGAGATATTTAAGTGACGACGCGGTGAATTGGTATCAGAACTCTCTGAACAGTAACACAAGTGTGATTTCAAAGTTACATACGTGGTATTTGCAAAAGTCGAAAATGTCGGCTAACAAGTTGATCTTTTATCTGGCCATAGTGGCCATTACTGCTATTTTCTCACAAGTCAGTTCAACTCCATATGGTGGTTACTATGCTGCCAACAATACCAACAAGTCTCATCATTTGATTGTTGGATCCAGAATGCCTGGTGACAGGATTACACTCAGAGAAAACATAGTCAAAAGTTCATCGTGGATGCAAATAGTTACTGTACAGAAGACTTTCAACGTCTCACGATGGGAAAGAATCACCCAGGTTCAAGCTCTTGATCAGAAGACCAATGGCAATGGTGCGTTCGCCAGTATATTGAACGGTGGTCCAGGGTTCAGCAATGTTACCTTGAGGTTCAAGAGTCAGAGGGGACATGGAATCAACTTCATTGTCCAAATTTATACACGTCCTTAAAAAGGTGACGTGATTTTTACCGATGGGTTTTGTCGCAAGCAAGATAAAGGTTGacgattatttatttctttgtacAAAATGGATAACCACTTCTTTGaattgtaatttgtaatttctttttttctctttcgttatgattaataaaaattgttgattgctttggaaattaaaatgtttattattttactaGCATGAAAATGTCCTTAGTTTATAATTTGTAATAGTAagatacataaaattaaaatcgagGAAAAGAACGTTTAAAGCGAAATACCCTCTTAAGGCTGGTGTCGATAATAATGCAATTAACGCTGCAGCGAAACGACAGAATCGTCGAAGCGAAAAAACATACTGCCAGGAATTCGCTGATGGAATGTCTTTCTTGTAGGGGCTAATCAAGCAGCCTCCATTCCCAATCGTGACTCCCGATAATTATTTCTTCCGTTCTTCTTCGTTTCGACGAGCACTGCGAGCGAAATCCTGGAATGGCGCATagatatttctgaaagataGTGATCTTCCGTTTCGCAGGCTTAGGTAGAAAGTATATTTTGTGCATGCATGCGTGGCGGTACGGAGAAGGAACAACCGACTGGAAAATTGTTGTTGCATCGTGGCGGATTCTACCATGGGGAGCCGGAGAGTTGAGAGACACTGAAATTGGTGGCGGTATCTCAAGCTTGCGAACGACCATTTCGTTAACCTACTTATTCTATCTCTGTTCCACTCGTGCATCTAGCTAGAGTGCCTAGTTTGTCTGCAATTCCTACCTTCTAAAAACGTCCTCCCTCTCCGCAGGGAAATACAATTTTCTTCCTCTCGGATTGTTCTTTAATGATGTCAGACATTGGGCGGTCAGTAGACATTTATTTCGTAAACAGGCACGAACTTGTAAATCACCTTAAATACCGGCGAAatggaatttcatttcaaagttTCTCAAGTAATAGCGTGAAACGTACCCGGCTGGCAAGCACTGCTGTTTGCCTACCACATTGCCAACAATTGTATTAACCCTTCTAATGGTTGTTACCCTTATTTACGATCTACAGATAGAATCCTCTTTATAACTGTACATCGAATGTAGTGGAAAATCAATTACAACATTTGTTCGATAGTTGGTATTAGAAGCATTAGAATTGTTCTAATTCTAGCTGTGGTCACAATACAGTCTGATTATTCAATGCTTATTTAAAAAGAGATGTGAAATTGCGCTCTATAATGCTATATGTTAACATCATGGATATAGAAATGAACTGTGGCAGATGTTGTTTCGTCGAGAATAGAAATGTTCCCTGTTGCTTTAGTAATGATCGAATAAAAATAGTCTTGTGCATAAAGAACTATAAAGTTGTCTATTTGACACTTGTACACTTAGCTGCAACTTGGGCTTCCTTTGATCAAGGGTAATGATAGAGAGGGCATTTACTTCCCCCTAATCAAGGAAAATCTAACTTGTTCTTCACTATACAACTTTgaacttttattttaaacttgATCTTTTTTATAGCAATATCGATCGTCACTCGGTTGTAAGGTCGACACACTCAGAACGCGTATCATATTGCATACGGGACATTACACACTCCTGAAATATCTACAATTTTAGAACCTTGATTAAAGTGAACATTCGTGTTTCCATCACTTATCTTTGAAACAAATGTGCAAACAGTTGCAAAACCTAAAGAGTTTCTTACAAGTGCAAATAGATCTTCCAACGCAGTAAACCCTGATAAACCAGATCATCGTCATAGATATaactttcccttttcttttatgTACCTAATAGCAACTGATAAGAACATCCATGAGTCATAAAATTTGTATGAATCAAAAGCATTCAACGCCCTTTTGGTTATTGCTTGTAAAGTTACGAAGCTGACGAGCAAACGTGCAAACGAAAGCAGCGTCGAGCAAACAATTCGATAACAGGATTGGGTGAGAACGAATGAACGAATGAAAGCGTGTTTGCACCGGTGTACACCCTGGCGTTCCTACAAAAGACCGTCAATCTGAAACCGTAACGGCCATTATCGGGCAATTTTAAACGGAAAACCGTAGTTACGATCCTGCGTTTAGACTTAGCACTCCTCGAACAAAGTGATTCGGTCTTTCCGTTTCGGAGATCCGTGTAAATGATGCAAGGGATGATGTAAGGTTACTCTACTATCCGCATCGAATGAAACgaataataagaaatatcttTCATCTCGAGTTAGCTTTTACAACCTTTATTCTTCTCTTCAACGTGCTCGTGACCTGGAATGATATAAAAAGGAAGAACATTAGAAGCGTTGAGGGAAGCATATGCTACCTGAAGTATCAACGACATAATGCAAGACAGCCGAGTTATAGACGTTACGCAGCAAGTCTTCAATGAAATGGTTTTAATGGATTGGCCAACTGACTT from Osmia lignaria lignaria isolate PbOS001 chromosome 15, iyOsmLign1, whole genome shotgun sequence includes the following:
- the LOC117600121 gene encoding putative salivary secreted peptide; the encoded protein is MSANKLIFYLAIVAITAIFSQVSSTPYGGYYAANNTNKSHHLIVGSRMPGDRITLRENIVKSSSWMQIVTVQKTFNVSRWERITQVQALDQKTNGNGAFASILNGGPGFSNVTLRFKSQRGHGINFIVQIYTRP